A genomic stretch from Burkholderia pyrrocinia includes:
- the ruvA gene encoding Holliday junction branch migration protein RuvA, with protein MIGRIAGILLEKNPPHLLVDCNGVGYEIDVPMSTFYNLPQTGERVVLLTQQIVREDAHLLYGFLTPQERTTFRELLKITGIGARMALAVLSGMSVQELAQAVTMQDAARLTRLPGIGKKTAERLLLELKGKLGADLGALAGAASASDHATDILNALLALGYSEKEGLAAIKNVPAGTGVSEGIKLALKALSKA; from the coding sequence ATGATCGGTCGCATCGCCGGCATCCTGCTCGAAAAGAACCCGCCTCACCTGCTCGTCGACTGCAACGGCGTCGGCTACGAAATCGACGTGCCGATGAGCACCTTCTACAACCTGCCGCAGACGGGCGAGCGCGTCGTGCTGCTCACGCAGCAGATCGTCCGCGAGGACGCGCACCTGCTGTACGGCTTCCTGACGCCGCAGGAGCGCACGACCTTCCGCGAGCTGCTGAAGATCACCGGCATCGGTGCGCGCATGGCGCTCGCCGTGCTGTCCGGCATGAGCGTGCAGGAGCTCGCGCAGGCCGTGACGATGCAGGACGCCGCGCGCCTCACGCGCCTGCCCGGCATCGGCAAGAAGACGGCCGAGCGCCTGCTGCTCGAGCTGAAGGGCAAACTCGGCGCCGACCTCGGCGCGCTCGCCGGCGCCGCGTCGGCGTCCGACCACGCGACCGACATCCTCAACGCGCTGCTCGCGCTCGGCTACTCCGAAAAGGAAGGCCTCGCCGCGATCAAGAACGTGCCGGCCGGCACCGGCGTGTCCGAAGGCATCAAGCTCGCGCTGAAGGCGCTGTCGAAGGCGTAA
- a CDS encoding Fis family transcriptional regulator, translating into MSKHNIEQCVRESLDVYFRDLDGSNPHDVYEMVMSCVEKPMLEVVLVQAGGNQSLAAEYLGINRNTLRKKLQQHGLL; encoded by the coding sequence ATGAGCAAGCACAACATCGAACAATGTGTCCGCGAGAGCCTGGACGTGTATTTCCGGGATCTAGACGGCTCCAATCCGCACGACGTCTATGAAATGGTGATGTCCTGCGTCGAAAAGCCGATGCTCGAGGTCGTGCTCGTACAGGCAGGCGGCAACCAGTCGCTCGCCGCGGAGTACCTCGGCATCAATCGCAATACGCTGCGCAAGAAGCTGCAGCAGCACGGCCTGCTGTAG
- the ruvC gene encoding crossover junction endodeoxyribonuclease RuvC: MRILGIDPGLRVTGFGVIDVSGHRLAYVTSGVIRTPTADLATRLGTIFQGVSTIVREHAPDQAAIEKVFVNVNPQSTLLLGQARGAAICGLVAGGLPVAEYTALQLKQAVVGYGRATKTQMQEMVTRLLNLSGQPGSDAADALGMAICHAHGGNTLSTLGGLAPALAKKGLRVRRGRLVG; this comes from the coding sequence ATGCGAATTCTCGGCATCGACCCCGGCCTGCGCGTCACCGGCTTCGGCGTCATCGACGTCAGCGGCCACCGGCTCGCCTATGTCACGAGCGGCGTGATCCGCACGCCGACGGCCGATCTGGCCACCCGGCTCGGCACGATCTTCCAGGGCGTGTCGACGATCGTGCGCGAACATGCGCCCGACCAGGCCGCGATCGAAAAGGTGTTCGTCAACGTGAACCCGCAGTCGACGCTGCTGCTCGGCCAGGCGCGCGGCGCCGCGATCTGCGGCCTCGTCGCGGGCGGGCTGCCGGTCGCCGAATACACGGCGCTGCAGCTCAAGCAGGCCGTGGTGGGCTACGGCCGCGCGACCAAGACGCAGATGCAGGAAATGGTCACGCGGCTACTCAACCTCTCCGGCCAACCGGGCTCCGATGCGGCCGACGCGCTCGGCATGGCGATCTGCCATGCGCACGGCGGCAACACGCTCAGCACGCTCGGCGGCCTCGCGCCGGCGCTCGCGAAGAAAGGGCTGCGCGTGCGGCGCGGGCGGCTGGTCGGCTGA
- the ruvB gene encoding Holliday junction branch migration DNA helicase RuvB, with translation MIETDKLATEQRIIAATPTSSHEEVFERALRPRQLDDYVGQEKVRGQLEIFIEAAKRRSEPLDHVLLFGPPGLGKTTLAHIIAREMGVNLRQTSGPVLERAGDLAALLTNLEANDVLFIDEIHRLSPVVEEILYPALEDYQIDIMIGEGPAARSVKLDLQPFTLVGATTRAGMLTNPLRDRFGIVSRLEFYDADQLSRIVRRSASLLNAQIDPNGALEIAKRSRGTPRIANRLLRRVRDFAEVKADGQITAAVADAALAMLDVDPVGFDLMDRKLLEAILYKFDGGPVGIDNLAAAIGEERDTIEDVLEPYLIQQGFLQRTPRGRVATLLTYRHFGLSAPDAGSTERGMWDTPAGK, from the coding sequence ATGATTGAAACCGACAAACTCGCCACCGAGCAGCGGATCATCGCCGCCACGCCCACCTCGTCGCACGAGGAGGTGTTCGAACGCGCGCTGCGGCCGCGCCAGCTCGACGACTACGTCGGCCAGGAAAAGGTGCGCGGCCAGCTCGAGATCTTCATCGAAGCGGCCAAGCGCCGCTCCGAGCCGCTCGACCACGTGCTGCTGTTCGGGCCGCCGGGTCTCGGCAAGACGACGCTCGCGCACATCATCGCGCGCGAGATGGGCGTGAACCTGCGCCAGACGTCGGGCCCCGTGCTCGAACGCGCGGGCGATCTCGCCGCGCTGCTGACGAACCTCGAAGCGAACGACGTGCTGTTCATCGACGAGATCCACCGGCTGTCGCCGGTCGTCGAGGAAATCCTGTATCCGGCACTCGAGGATTACCAGATCGACATCATGATCGGCGAAGGTCCGGCCGCGCGCAGCGTGAAGCTCGACCTGCAGCCGTTCACGCTGGTCGGCGCGACCACCCGCGCGGGGATGCTGACCAACCCGCTGCGCGACCGTTTCGGGATCGTCTCGCGCCTCGAGTTCTACGACGCCGATCAACTGTCGCGCATCGTGCGGCGCTCGGCGTCGCTACTGAACGCGCAGATCGATCCGAACGGCGCGCTGGAAATCGCGAAGCGCTCGCGCGGCACGCCGCGGATCGCGAACCGGCTGCTGCGCCGCGTGCGCGACTTCGCGGAAGTGAAGGCCGACGGCCAGATCACCGCGGCGGTGGCCGATGCCGCGCTCGCGATGCTCGACGTCGATCCGGTCGGCTTCGACCTGATGGACCGCAAGCTGCTCGAAGCGATCCTGTACAAGTTCGACGGTGGCCCGGTCGGCATCGACAACCTGGCAGCGGCGATCGGTGAGGAGCGCGACACGATCGAGGACGTGCTCGAGCCGTACCTGATCCAGCAGGGCTTCCTGCAGCGCACGCCGCGCGGGCGTGTCGCGACGCTGCTCACATATCGCCACTTCGGGCTCTCCGCGCCCGACGCCGGCAGCACCGAACGCGGCATGTGGGATACGCCCGCCGGGAAGTAA
- the purH gene encoding bifunctional phosphoribosylaminoimidazolecarboxamide formyltransferase/IMP cyclohydrolase produces the protein MIKQALISVSDKTGIVDFAKSLSDLGVKLLSTGGTAKLLADAGLPVTEVADYTGFPEMLDGRVKTLHPKVHGGILARRDLPEHMQALEQHGIPTIDLLVVNLYPFVATIAKDDCTLADAIENIDIGGPTMLRSAAKNHRDVTVVVDPADYAVVLDEMKANGNTVGYPTNFRLATKVFAHTAQYDGAITNYLTSLTDELKHASRNAYPATLNMAFDKVQDLRYGENPHQSAAFYRDITTPAGALANYRQLQGKELSYNNIADSDAAWECVKTFDAPACVIIKHANPCGVAVGNDSADAYAKAFQTDPTSAFGGIIAFNREVDEAAAQAVAKQFVEVLIAPSFSDAAKQVFAAKQNVRLLEIALGDGHNAFDLKRVGGGLLVQSLDSKNVQPHELRVVTKRHPTPKEMDDLLFAWRVAKYVKSNAIVFCGNGMTLGVGAGQMSRVDSARIASIKAQNAGLTLAGSAVASDAFFPFRDGLDVVVAAGATCVIQPGGSVRDDEVIAAADEHNIAMILTGVRHFRH, from the coding sequence ATGATCAAGCAAGCGCTCATTTCCGTTTCCGACAAGACCGGCATCGTCGACTTCGCGAAGTCGCTGTCCGACCTCGGCGTCAAGCTGCTGTCGACGGGCGGCACCGCGAAACTGCTCGCCGACGCGGGCCTGCCCGTTACCGAAGTGGCCGACTACACGGGCTTTCCGGAAATGCTCGATGGGCGCGTGAAGACGCTGCACCCGAAGGTGCACGGCGGCATCCTCGCGCGCCGCGACCTGCCCGAGCACATGCAGGCGCTGGAACAGCACGGCATCCCGACGATCGACCTGCTCGTCGTGAACCTCTATCCGTTCGTCGCGACGATCGCAAAGGACGACTGCACGCTCGCCGACGCGATCGAGAACATCGACATCGGCGGCCCGACGATGCTGCGCTCGGCCGCGAAAAACCACCGCGACGTGACGGTCGTCGTCGATCCGGCCGACTACGCGGTCGTGCTCGACGAAATGAAGGCGAACGGCAACACGGTCGGCTACCCGACCAACTTCCGCCTCGCGACGAAGGTGTTCGCGCACACCGCGCAATACGACGGCGCGATCACGAACTACCTGACGAGCCTGACCGACGAGCTGAAGCACGCATCGCGCAATGCGTACCCGGCGACGCTGAACATGGCGTTCGACAAGGTGCAGGACCTGCGCTACGGCGAGAACCCGCACCAGAGCGCGGCGTTCTACCGCGACATCACGACGCCGGCCGGCGCGCTCGCGAACTACCGCCAGCTGCAGGGCAAGGAACTGTCGTACAACAACATCGCGGATTCGGACGCGGCGTGGGAATGCGTGAAGACGTTCGACGCGCCGGCCTGCGTGATCATCAAGCATGCGAACCCGTGCGGCGTCGCGGTCGGCAACGACTCGGCCGACGCGTACGCGAAGGCGTTCCAGACCGACCCGACCTCCGCGTTCGGCGGCATCATCGCGTTCAACCGCGAAGTCGACGAAGCGGCCGCGCAGGCTGTCGCGAAGCAGTTCGTCGAAGTGCTGATCGCACCGTCGTTCTCCGACGCCGCGAAGCAGGTGTTCGCCGCGAAGCAGAACGTGCGCCTGCTCGAAATCGCGCTCGGCGACGGCCATAACGCATTCGACCTGAAGCGCGTGGGCGGCGGCCTGCTCGTGCAGTCGCTCGATTCGAAGAACGTGCAGCCGCACGAGCTGCGCGTGGTCACGAAGCGCCACCCGACGCCGAAGGAAATGGACGACCTGCTGTTCGCGTGGCGCGTCGCGAAGTACGTGAAGTCGAACGCGATCGTGTTCTGCGGCAACGGCATGACGCTCGGCGTCGGCGCAGGCCAGATGAGCCGCGTCGATTCCGCTCGCATCGCGAGCATCAAGGCGCAGAACGCGGGCCTGACGCTGGCCGGTTCGGCCGTCGCGTCGGATGCGTTCTTCCCGTTCCGCGACGGCCTCGACGTCGTCGTCGCGGCCGGCGCGACCTGCGTGATCCAGCCGGGCGGCTCGGTGCGCGACGACGAAGTGATCGCGGCAGCCGACGAGCACAACATCGCGATGATCCTGACGGGCGTGCGCCACTTCCGTCACTGA
- the dusB gene encoding tRNA dihydrouridine synthase DusB: protein MPVIGSHVLRNNLFVAPMAGVTDRPFRQLCKRLGAGYAVSEMVASNAQLWKSAKTMRRANHAGEVEPIAVQIAGADPAMMAEAARYNVDNGAQIIDINMGCPAKKVCNVAAGSALLQNEPLVQRIVEAVVAAVGTGPDAVPVTLKIRTGWDREHKNAITVARLAEAAGIAMLTVHGRTRADLYRGDAEYDTIAAVKAAVRIPVVANGDITSPAKAKAVLDATGADALMIGRAAQGRPWLFREIDHFLQTGELLPPPLIDEIQHVMNEHLEDHYAFYGEFTGVRTARKHIGWYTRGLSGANGFRHRMNTLDSTREQLAAVNAFFDAQKALSDHLVYVDDEEENGQGESDDHNQLAA from the coding sequence ATGCCCGTTATCGGCTCTCACGTATTGCGTAACAACCTGTTCGTCGCCCCGATGGCCGGGGTGACGGATCGTCCGTTCCGCCAGCTGTGCAAGCGGCTGGGGGCCGGTTACGCCGTGTCCGAGATGGTCGCGTCCAACGCGCAGCTGTGGAAAAGCGCGAAGACGATGCGGCGCGCGAACCACGCAGGCGAAGTGGAGCCGATCGCGGTGCAGATCGCCGGCGCCGATCCGGCGATGATGGCCGAAGCGGCCCGCTACAACGTCGACAACGGCGCGCAAATCATCGACATCAACATGGGCTGCCCGGCGAAGAAAGTCTGCAACGTCGCGGCCGGCTCCGCGCTGCTGCAGAACGAGCCGCTCGTGCAGCGGATCGTCGAGGCCGTCGTCGCGGCGGTCGGCACGGGGCCCGATGCGGTGCCCGTCACGCTGAAGATCCGCACCGGCTGGGATCGCGAGCACAAGAACGCGATCACGGTCGCGCGGCTGGCCGAAGCCGCCGGCATCGCGATGCTCACCGTGCACGGCCGCACGCGCGCCGACCTGTACCGCGGCGATGCCGAATACGACACCATCGCGGCCGTGAAGGCGGCCGTGCGAATTCCGGTCGTCGCGAACGGCGACATCACGTCGCCCGCAAAAGCGAAGGCCGTGCTCGATGCAACCGGTGCAGACGCGCTGATGATCGGTCGCGCCGCGCAAGGCCGGCCGTGGCTGTTCCGCGAAATCGATCATTTCCTGCAAACCGGCGAGCTGCTGCCCCCGCCGCTGATCGACGAGATCCAGCACGTGATGAACGAACACCTGGAAGACCACTACGCTTTCTATGGTGAATTCACGGGAGTCCGTACTGCGCGCAAGCACATCGGCTGGTACACTCGCGGCCTTTCCGGTGCCAACGGGTTCCGGCACAGGATGAACACGCTCGATTCCACCCGCGAGCAACTCGCCGCCGTCAATGCATTCTTCGACGCGCAAAAGGCGCTGTCGGACCATCTCGTCTACGTCGATGACGAAGAGGAAAACGGCCAGGGCGAGTCGGACGACCATAACCAGTTAGCAGCATGA